Within the Nitrospira sp. genome, the region TGGTGGGCACATGACGTTATGAACTATAAGGTATTGATATGTCAATAGAAAAATTCTGCATGCCGCTAAAATCTGACATGTGGCAAAAAACAAACAACTGTGTTTTTTTCACGGGCGAGGGCCTTCACTCCAGAACGAGCCAACCAGCGAAGGCTTCGGCACGCAGGCCGAATGCGTTCTCGGCCGGCCGCTCATGGTGCCTGCTAGGCGGGAGCAGTCCGTCGGCCCTCCCCTGCGTCCCGAGCCGTTATGGTCGTGGTTCAAGTTCGATCAAACCTTTGCGGATGGCGAGGATAGCCGCCTGCGTCCGGTCGTAGACCTGAAGCTTGTGGAAGATATTGCGTACGTGGTTCTTAACGGTCTTCTCGCTCAAATCCAACGCGTTGGCGATTTCCTTGTTCGTCTTCCCGTCTGCCACCAGACGGAGTACGGTGATCTCCCGCTCCGTGAGGTCGTGCTCCACCCAGGCCGGCTTTTTGCCTTTCTTTTGAGCCATCAATGAAAATTCCGCCAGGATCTTGCTGGCGACCGAGGGATGAATGAGTGATTCTCCCCGATAAATGGCTCGGATTGCGGCGACGATCTGGGACGATTCCGAGTCCTTGAGGAGGTACCCGGTGGCTCCGGCCCGAACCAAATCAAAAATGTATTGTTGTTCCTCGTACATGGTGAGGGCGACAATTCCGATATGTGGAAACTCGCGTTTGATCTGCCGAGTGGCCTCCACGCCGCCCATCCGAGGCATGCTGACGTCCATCAGGATGACGTCCGGGAGAAGGGTGCGGGTTTTTTCCACCGCCTCCTGCCCGTCCTGCGCTTCACCGACGACGTTAATGTCATCTTTGGTCTTCAAGATCGCGGCCAATCCCTCACGGACCACTCGGTGATCGTCTGCGATC harbors:
- a CDS encoding DNA-binding response regulator, translating into MEKIKVLIADDHRVVREGLAAILKTKDDINVVGEAQDGQEAVEKTRTLLPDVILMDVSMPRMGGVEATRQIKREFPHIGIVALTMYEEQQYIFDLVRAGATGYLLKDSESSQIVAAIRAIYRGESLIHPSVASKILAEFSLMAQKKGKKPAWVEHDLTEREITVLRLVADGKTNKEIANALDLSEKTVKNHVRNIFHKLQVYDRTQAAILAIRKGLIELEPRP